The proteins below come from a single Mya arenaria isolate MELC-2E11 chromosome 8, ASM2691426v1 genomic window:
- the LOC128243330 gene encoding uncharacterized protein LOC128243330 gives MATGGLNDKKISNIINMFEKSSFLKHSHFCNPCKFDNRDEIAIGFCIPCCEYLCKTCCRDHYKYKVTRNHVVLKDQDFPEDIAPFWAIKELRKCSVHTYEEVTHECVDHSCFICVTCITEGHRQCGEVKKLGSENSMDVNGFDLKKIASLQMKAMNCKLRSECNTLCKLVGKETADIENSEVKSKTIERIEMINSDLQDKLRLSSNSEIHTISETTTQCKRIEGELNELQNMASIMSQHGSIAERVMVSKHVDKRVDDLVSELECLEKSTILHCRTENPIGVEDPAIEFSSDDVVNEDFVDTSDKKNACCSSANSSYSDKGTQTDDTQRNIQEIQTVHQAINVKRPLIIRECFQETKYPIRTTTDPYPCDVLALQQLFDGRVLLADHSNRKLKLFDKLFRLIREVSLPDCPTDICINHRGIFVCFSTSKFIHRYTIDGESKIYESTKFPTRYQAVSLDSYDEERISILFLKGGDFDDTEADDVVIEVRDGSAIDESLEFPDDDDEFEYVQDAKKICNISPSTFLLAEDERISCYFFDTEDEDQDKREWYYKSHGNKCLQKARGMCLDSEDNVYVCGEESNNVHQVSSCNYRESRVLIKNIREPVAVVMDECNDRLIVSCRNDDCVHVFCLK, from the coding sequence ATGGCGACAGGTGGACTCAATGATAAAAAGATATCAAAcatcataaatatgtttgagaaatcgagttttttaaaacattctcaCTTTTGCAATCCGTGCAAATTTGACAACCGTGACGAAATTGCAATAGGCTTTTGCATTCCCTGTTGTGAATATCTTTGCAAAACTTGCTGTCGAGATCACTACAAGTATAAAGTTACTAGGAACCATGTTGTATTGAAGGATCAGGATTTTCCTGAAGACATTGCGCCATTTTGGGCAATAAAAGAATTAAGGAAATGTAGCGTCCACACATATGAAGAAGTTACACACGAATGTGTAGACCATAGTTGCTTTATATGTGTCACCTGTATCACAGAAGGGCATCGACAGTGTGGCGAGGTTAAGAAATTAGGGTCTGAAAACAGCATGGATGTTAATggctttgatttgaaaaaaattgctTCTCTTCAGATGAAAGCAATGAATTGTAAGCTACGATCGGAATGTAATACTCTTTGTAAATTGGTGGGAAAAGAAACAGCTGACATCGAAAACAGTGAAGTAAAATCGAAAACAATAGAGCGGATTGAGATGATAAATTCTGACTTGCAAGATAAGTTGAGATTATCATCAAACTCTGAGATACACACGATTTCAGAGACCACAACGCAGTGCAAACGGATTGAAGGTGAGCTAAATGAACTTCAAAACATGGCCAGCATCATGTCACAACATGGTTCAATAGCTGAAAGAGTAATGGTTTCGAAACACGTTGATAAAAGGGTAGATGATTTGGTTTCAGAACTTGAATGCCTTGAAAAGTCAACTATATTGCATTGTAGAACTGAGAATCCTATTGGTGTTGAAGATCCAGCGATTGAATTCAGCAGCGATGACGTTGTAAATGAAGATTTTGTCGATACATCTGACAAAAAGAATGCGTGTTGCAGCTCTGCCAACTCTTCCTATTCCGATAAAGGCACACAGACTGatgacacacaacgcaacattCAAGAGATTCAAACGGTACACCAAGCAATCAATGTAAAACGTCCTCTTATAATAAGGGAATGCTTCCAAGAAACAAAGTATCCAATTCGGACAACTACTGACCCTTACCCATGCGATGTTCTTGCATTGCAACAGCTTTTTGATGGACGTGTTTTGTTAGCCGATCATTcaaacagaaaactaaagttgtttgataaactgtttcgtCTGATTCGGGAAGTAAGCTTACCTGACTGTCCGACTGATATTTGCATCAACCATAGAGGGATTTTTGTATGCTTCTCCACTTCAAAATTTATCCATAGGTACACAATAGATGGAGAGTCTAAAATATATGAATCAACAAAGTTTCCCACTCGATACCAGGCAGTAAGCTTAGATTCATACGATGAAGAGAGAATTTCGATTCTTTTTCTAAAAGGGGGTGATTTTGATGACACTGAGGCTGATGATGTAGTAATAGAGGTTCGCGATGGAAGCGCTATCGATGAATCATTAGAATTCCCTGACGACGATGACGAGTTCGAATACGTACAAGACGCgaagaaaatatgtaatatttccCCATCAACGTTTCTTTTAGCCGAGGATGAGAGAATATCGTGTTACTTTTTTGATACGGAAGATGAAGATCAGGATAAACGAGAATGGTACTACAAGTCACACGGCAATAAGTGTTTGCAGAAGGCTAGAGGGATGTGTTTAGACAGCGAGGATAATGTGTATGTTTGCGGTGAAGAGTCTAACAACGTGCATCAAGTTTCTTCCTGTAATTATCGTGAAAGTCGTGTACTGATTAAAAACATCAGAGAGCCAGTAGCTGTCGTGATGGATGAATGTAACGATAGGTTGATAGTATCGTGTCGCAATGATGACTGTGTAcatgttttctgtttaaaatga